In Pseudoduganella albidiflava, a single window of DNA contains:
- the lysS gene encoding lysine--tRNA ligase, with amino-acid sequence MTTENQAEPQDQVPGQDDNKIIAERRAKLAAIREQGIAFPNDFRPEHKAADLQAQYAGKSREELEAEPVPVVLAGRMMLKREAGKKAAFATLQDSSGKACDGRIQIYVTLDATGEAAMEAFRSYDLGDILGVKGTLFKTKTDELTVKVSELRLITKSLRPLPDKFHGLADQETKYRQRYVDLIMNEETRRTFKARTAAISSIRRFMQDNEFMEVETPMLHAIPGGAAAKPFVTHHNALDMEMYLRIAPELYLKRLVVGGFDRVFEINRNFRNEGVSIRHNPEFTMLEFYAAYTDYQWIMNFTEAVIRQAAVDAHGSAVLTYGGRELDLSKPFHRLTIVGAINKFAPHYTNEQLDDAEFIKAELKKFGVKPHAHSGLGALQLALFEETAEAQLWEPTFIIDYPEEVSPLARASDTRKGITERFELFMVGREIANGFSELNDAEDQSARFLSQVAAKEAGDDEAMYYDADYIRALEYGMPPAGGCGIGIDRLIMLLTDSPNIRDVLLFPHLRKED; translated from the coding sequence ATGACGACCGAAAACCAAGCGGAACCCCAGGACCAGGTGCCGGGCCAGGACGATAACAAGATCATCGCCGAGCGCCGTGCCAAGCTGGCCGCCATCCGCGAACAGGGCATCGCCTTCCCGAACGACTTCCGCCCCGAGCACAAGGCCGCCGACCTGCAGGCGCAATATGCCGGCAAGTCGCGCGAAGAGCTGGAAGCCGAACCCGTGCCCGTGGTGCTGGCCGGCCGCATGATGCTCAAGCGCGAAGCGGGCAAGAAAGCCGCTTTCGCCACGCTGCAGGATTCTTCCGGCAAGGCCTGCGACGGCCGCATCCAGATCTACGTGACGCTGGATGCGACGGGCGAAGCCGCGATGGAAGCGTTCCGCAGCTACGACCTGGGCGACATCCTGGGCGTGAAGGGCACGCTGTTCAAGACCAAGACCGACGAACTGACGGTCAAGGTTTCCGAGCTGCGCCTGATCACCAAGTCGCTGCGCCCGCTGCCCGACAAGTTCCACGGCCTGGCCGACCAGGAAACCAAGTACCGCCAGCGCTACGTGGACCTCATCATGAACGAGGAAACCCGCCGCACCTTCAAGGCCCGTACCGCCGCCATCTCGTCGATCCGCCGCTTCATGCAGGACAACGAGTTCATGGAAGTGGAAACGCCGATGCTGCACGCCATCCCGGGCGGCGCGGCGGCCAAGCCGTTCGTCACGCACCACAACGCGCTGGACATGGAAATGTACCTGCGCATCGCGCCGGAGCTGTACCTGAAGCGCCTGGTCGTGGGCGGCTTCGACCGCGTCTTCGAGATCAACCGCAACTTCCGCAACGAGGGCGTGTCGATCCGCCACAACCCCGAGTTCACGATGCTGGAGTTCTACGCCGCGTACACGGACTACCAGTGGATCATGAACTTCACCGAGGCCGTGATCCGCCAGGCGGCCGTCGATGCGCATGGCTCGGCGGTGCTGACCTACGGCGGCCGCGAACTGGACCTGTCGAAACCGTTCCACCGGCTGACGATCGTCGGCGCGATCAACAAGTTCGCTCCGCACTACACGAACGAGCAGCTCGATGACGCGGAGTTCATCAAGGCCGAACTGAAGAAGTTCGGCGTGAAGCCGCATGCGCACTCCGGCCTGGGCGCGCTGCAACTGGCGCTGTTCGAGGAAACCGCCGAAGCGCAACTGTGGGAGCCGACGTTCATCATCGACTATCCGGAAGAAGTGTCGCCGCTGGCGCGCGCCTCCGACACCCGCAAGGGCATCACCGAGCGCTTCGAGCTGTTCATGGTGGGCCGCGAGATCGCCAACGGCTTCTCGGAGCTGAACGACGCGGAAGACCAGTCAGCACGCTTCCTGTCGCAGGTGGCGGCCAAGGAAGCCGGCGACGACGAGGCGATGTACTACGACGCCGACTACATCCGCGCGCTGGAATACGGCATGCCGCCGGCCGGCGGCTGCGGCATCGGCATCGACCGCCTGATCATGCTGCTGACCGACTCGCCGAACATCCGCGACGTGCTGCTGTTCCCGCACCTGCGCAAGGAAGACTGA
- a CDS encoding family 43 glycosylhydrolase, which translates to MTNQSRRNAFKTILASTAALPAAHVLGQPSTPSRPDPATATATATWARGIEGQRKADLGDGRYVNPIVSGDHPDPTILKDGDDYYMTFSSFFSYPGIVIWHSTDLVNWAPVGPALRKPLGTIWALDLCKHDGRYFIYIPAAPDGNTWSIYAIWADRIEGPWSDPVDLKIAGCIDPGHILGEDGRRYLFVNGIRKIRLTDDGLATDGKLEEAYKPWRYPEDWVVENFAPEGPKLLRRGDWFYLVTAVGGTAGPVTGHMVIAARSKSVHGPWEHCPRNPLVRTTSTSEPWWSRGHATLVEGPAGDWWMVYHGYENGYRTLGRQTLLEPVEWTDDGWFRARGGDLSQPLPKPRGKDGLHVKAGRNGQPLSDDFTRDRFGIQWSFHDPKPDDMDRARYLNPGLRIQGKGTSPADSSPLTCGVGDRSYQADVTLELDGQAEAGLLLFYNHKAFVGVGFAPDAIKTWEYAEEQPWMRVKRVTRSVRVRLTNVENVVTFHYSYDGGKTWLLHGLRMEVSGIHHNVFGGFLSLKIGIYCVGDGAVTLRDFRYRAL; encoded by the coding sequence GTGACGAACCAATCCCGCCGCAACGCCTTCAAGACCATCCTCGCCAGCACCGCCGCCCTCCCCGCCGCGCACGTGCTCGGCCAGCCATCCACACCGTCCCGGCCAGACCCGGCCACGGCGACCGCCACGGCCACCTGGGCACGCGGCATCGAAGGCCAGCGCAAGGCCGACCTTGGCGACGGCCGGTACGTCAACCCGATCGTCTCCGGCGACCATCCGGATCCCACGATCCTGAAGGACGGCGACGATTACTACATGACGTTCTCGTCGTTCTTCTCGTACCCCGGCATCGTGATCTGGCATTCCACCGACCTGGTGAACTGGGCGCCGGTGGGGCCAGCGCTGCGAAAGCCGCTGGGCACGATCTGGGCGCTGGATCTGTGCAAGCACGACGGCCGCTATTTCATCTACATTCCCGCCGCGCCGGATGGCAATACCTGGTCGATCTACGCGATCTGGGCAGACCGCATCGAGGGTCCGTGGAGCGACCCGGTCGACCTGAAGATCGCCGGCTGCATCGACCCGGGCCACATCCTCGGCGAGGATGGCAGGCGCTACCTGTTCGTCAACGGCATCCGCAAGATCCGGCTCACCGACGATGGCCTGGCCACTGACGGCAAGCTGGAAGAAGCCTATAAACCGTGGCGCTATCCGGAAGACTGGGTGGTCGAGAACTTCGCGCCGGAGGGACCCAAGCTGCTGCGGCGTGGCGACTGGTTCTATCTGGTGACGGCGGTCGGCGGCACCGCCGGCCCGGTCACCGGCCACATGGTGATTGCCGCGCGGTCGAAGTCGGTGCACGGTCCCTGGGAACACTGCCCGCGCAACCCGCTGGTGCGTACCACCAGCACGAGCGAGCCATGGTGGTCGCGCGGCCACGCCACGCTGGTCGAAGGTCCGGCCGGCGACTGGTGGATGGTCTACCATGGCTACGAAAACGGTTACCGCACGCTGGGCCGCCAGACCTTGCTGGAACCAGTCGAATGGACGGACGACGGCTGGTTCCGCGCCCGGGGCGGCGACCTGTCGCAGCCGCTGCCGAAACCACGCGGCAAGGACGGGCTGCACGTCAAGGCGGGCCGCAACGGCCAGCCGCTATCCGACGACTTCACGCGCGACCGCTTCGGCATCCAGTGGAGCTTCCACGACCCGAAGCCGGACGACATGGACCGCGCGCGCTACCTGAACCCCGGCCTGCGCATCCAGGGCAAGGGCACGTCGCCGGCCGACAGCTCGCCACTGACGTGCGGCGTGGGCGACCGTTCATACCAGGCCGACGTCACACTGGAACTGGACGGCCAGGCCGAAGCAGGCCTGCTGCTGTTCTACAACCACAAGGCGTTCGTCGGCGTCGGCTTCGCGCCGGATGCCATCAAGACCTGGGAATACGCCGAGGAACAGCCGTGGATGCGGGTCAAGCGCGTCACGCGGAGCGTACGGGTGCGGCTGACCAACGTGGAGAACGTGGTCACTTTCCATTACTCGTACGATGGGGGTAAGACCTGGCTGCTGCACGGGCTGCGCATGGAGGTATCCGGCATCCACCACAACGTGTTCGGCGGCTTCCTCAGCCTGAAGATCGGCATCTATTGCGTTGGCGATGGCGCGGTGACGCTGCGCGATTTCCGGTACCGCGCGTTGTAA